The Tubulanus polymorphus chromosome 1, tnTubPoly1.2, whole genome shotgun sequence genome contains a region encoding:
- the LOC141911206 gene encoding uncharacterized protein LOC141911206 has protein sequence MTLQSEATSASNLPTSWYVNGIRLNNTSDAPDGTSFTENTFTILNARLATNTSVGDNMVVQAEITDGISYLWSNARIIVQPTAGSCPSCGGNEVCTRTMTGFECKCIRGYAGQNCEDESIPMMSPLVITVACLAVPLSVLIIVGVIALLIKAYKHST, from the exons ATGACGCTCCAAAGCGAAGCCACTTCGGCCTCGAATTTACCAACGTCTTGGTATGTGAATGGTATTAGGCTGAATAATACCTCAG ACGCGCCGGACGGAACTTCATTCACAGAAAACACTTTTACCATACTTAATGCGCGGCTGGCCACAAATACGTCAGTAGGGGACAATATGGTCGTGCAAGCCGAGATAACCGATGGCATCTCTTACCTTTGGTCGAACGCGCGTATAATAG TGCAACCGACTGCCGGTAGTTGTCCGAGTTGTGGTGGAAATGAGGTCTGTACGAGGACCATGACAGGATTCGAGTGCAAATGCATTCGTG GTTACGCCGGTCAAAATTGTGAAGACGAGTCAATTCCTATGATGAGTCCGCTGGTTATTACAGTAGCCTGTTTAGCAGTACCGTTATCGGTCCTGATCATCGTTGGAGTTATCGCGTTGCTAATCAAGGCTTATAAACATTCTACGTAG
- the LOC141915214 gene encoding neuroglian-like, translating to MFAMAFFQIVFIFTLISAGITEIYYPPVLTCTHSPMKSGSSISVLYGSPVSINCAVDASPAASYRLNFEKTVPDPIPGENATQYAESPGQLQIPSFNGRLAGFYTYQASNDFGTAVAKKLHFKTQFISVDNSGPVKSLLLAQTRSGMIPCDGTFLDYNGINFEWKYYAASSLTDAAKTALTAVPGPLVNLDNGRLVVDRTSGSLYFTAGLLTDSHASADHYFCVASLKSNASVVGVGSISKVTTQLKSGDNPTLEHPPAFMKTSAASVDVNQDEDVTLVCIASGKPTPTITWTKDGTTLDSNLQSEYNTHVIIRKAQTSDSGVYKCTAHNTQNTASQDITLKVYGKLTITKEPPVEIVVIEGKKASFQCAGSGSPQPQTKWYINAQPYVINQNPRITISGDTFTIKNAKIPITASNGTIDPGDNMVVQCELTNNHQTVLFNTGINAVDNSTCPDCKNEGKCIRNATRYICNCTAEFSGATCEKCETSCPDPPASVDNLPLIIGGSVAAGVVVTAVGVTLTVLGVKKMLICQKPNSINHNDNAELGDASPDKNDSSTPEAGA from the exons ATGTTCGCCATGGCTTTCTTTCAAATCGTGTTCATCTTTACACTCATTTCAGCAG GAATTACAGAAATCTATTATCCACCGGTATTGACATGTACTCACTCGCCGATGAAGTCTGGCTCTTCCATCAGTGTCTTATACGGCAGCCCGGTTTCAATTAATTGTGCTGTGGACGCGAGCCCAGCAGCATC TTATCGTCTGAACTTTGAAAAAACCGTTCCTGATCCGATACCCGGCGAAAATGCGACCCAATACGCGGAGTCACCCGGACAACTGCAAATTCCGAGTTTCAATGGACGATTAGCTGGATTCTATACGTATCAGGCGTCTAATGATTTTGGAACAGCTGTTGCGaaaaaattacatttcaaaacgCAAT TTATATCCGTCGATAATTCAGGACCAGTAAAATCACTCTTACTGGCACAAACGCGTAGTGGAATGATTCCATGTGACGGTACATTCCTCGATTACAATGGAATAAACTTCGAGTGGAAATATTACGCCGCGTCCTCACTGACCGATGCCGCTAAAACCGCGCTTACAGCAGTTCCCGGGCCACTGGTTAATCTAGATAACGGTCGTTTAGTCGTTGACAGAACTTCAG GAAGCCTGTATTTCACTGCAGGTCTACTAACCGATTCTCATGCTAGTGCTGACCATTATTTCTGCGTGGCATCGTTAAAATCTAACGCAAGCGTAGTTGGAGTTGGTTCGATTAGTAAAGTAACGACTCAGCTAAAAAGTGGGGACA ACCCAACACTTGAACATCCACCCGCGTTCATGAAAACATCGGCGGCCTCGGTAGATGTGAACCAAGACGAAGACGTCACCCTTGTTTGCATCGCGAGTGGAAA ACCGACACCGACAATAACATGGACTAAAGATGGAACGACATTAGACAGTAATCTTCAATCTGAATATAACACCCATGTCATAATAAGAAAAGCTCAAACCAGTGATAGCGGGGTCTACAAATGCACTGCGCATAATACACAAAATACTGCAAGTCAGGACATTACTCTGAAAGTTTATG GGAAACTTACGATCACGAAGGAGCCACCTGTTGAGATTGTAGTAATCGAGGGTAAAAAGGCTTCATTTCAATGCGCGGGTAGTGGTTCACCACAGCCTCAAACCAAGTGGTACATCAATGCTCAACCATACGTGATAA ACCAAAATCCACGAATTACTATTTCCGGGGACACTTTCACCATAAAAAACGCCAAGATACCGATTACGGCCAGCAATGGTACGATAGATCCCGGTGATAACATGGTCGTACAATGTGAATTGACAAATAACCATCAAACCGTGTTATTCAATACGGGGATTAATGCCGTGG ATAATTCGACATGCCCGGATTGTAAGAATGAAGGCAAATGTATTCGAAACGCAACGAGATACATTTGCAATTGCACTGCCG AGTTTTCGGGCGCAACGTGCGAGAAATGTGAAACGTCATGTCCCGATCCTCCGG CGTCAGTCGATAATTTACCGCTGATCATCGGAGGATCAGTCGCCGCTGGTGTGGTTGTCACAGCGGTTGGCGTTACTCTAACTGTGCTTGGAGTAAAGAAGATGTTGATTTgccaaaaaccaaattctaTAAACCATAACGACAACGCAGAACTCGGGGATGCGAGTCCAGATAAAAACGACAGTAGCACCCCTGAGGCGGGCGCATAG
- the LOC141915154 gene encoding neurofascin-like isoform X1 yields the protein MFAAAFFQVVLIFAFVSTAGITEIYYPPVLTCTHSPMKSGSSISVVYGSPVSINCTADASPAASYRLNFEKTVPDPIPGENAIQYEESSGQLQIPSFNGRLAGFYTYMASNDYGTAVANKLHFKTQFISVDSTGPVKNIALFQTRSEEIPCDGTFLDYGGINFEWKYYAASSLTDAAKTALTAVPGPLVNLDNGRIIVDRTSGSLYFTAGLLTDSQAKPDHYFCVASLKSNASVVGVGSISNVTTVLKSGDNPTLEHPPAFMKTSASSVDVNQDEDVTLVCIASGKPTPTISWTKDGTTLDSNLQSEYNTHVIIRKAQTSDSGVYKCTAHNTQNTASHDTTLKVYGKLTITKEPPVEIVVIEGKKASFQCAGSGSPQPQTKWYINAQPYVANQNPRITISGDTFTIENAKIPASNGTTDPGDNMVVQCELTNSHQTVLFNTGINAVDKSTCPDCKNEGKCIRNGTKYVCNCTADFSGATCEKCEMSCPDPPALVDNLPLIIGGSVAAGVVITAVGVTLTVLGVKKMLICQ from the exons ATGTTCGCCGCAGCCTTTTTTCAAGTCGTGCTCATCTTTGCTTTCGTTTCAACAG CAGGAATAACAGAAATCTATTATCCACCGGTATTAACATGTACTCACTCACCAATGAAGTCCGGCTCTTCCATCAGTGTCGTATACGGCAGCCCGGTTTCAATAAATTGTACCGCTGACGCAAGCCCCGCAGCATC TTATCGTCTGAACTTTGAAAAAACCGTTCCAGATCCGATACCTGGCGAAAATGCGATCCAATACGAGGAGTCATCCGGACAACTGCAAATTCCGAGTTTCAATGGACGATTAGCTGGATTCTATACCTATATGGCGTCTAATGATTATGGAACAGCTGTTGCGAACAAATTGCATTTCAAAACGCAAT tTATATCCGTCGATAGTACAGGACCAGTTAAAAATATTGCACTGTTTCAAACGCGTAGTGAAGAGATTCCATGTGACGGTACATTCCTCGATTACGGTGGAATAAACTTCGAGTGGAAATATTACGCCGCATCCTCCCTGACCGATGCCGCTAAAACCGCGCTCACAGCAGTTCCCGGGCCACTGGTTAATCTAGATAACGGTCGTATAATCGTTGACAGAACTTCAG GAAGCCTGTATTTCACTGCAGGTCTACTAACCGATTCTCAAGCTAAACCTGACCATTATTTCTGCGTGGCATCGTTGAAATCTAACGCAAGCGTAGTTGGAGTTGGTTCGATTAGTAATGTAACGACTGTGCTAAAAAGTGGGGACA ACCCAACACTTGAACATCCACCCGCGTTCATGAAAACATCGGCGTCCTCGGTAGATGTGAACCAAGACGAAGACGTCACCCTTGTTTGCATCGCGAGtggaaa ACCGACACCGACAATATCATGGACTAAAGATGGAACGACATTAGACAGTAATCTTCAATCTGAATATAACACCCATGTCATAATAAGAAAAGCTCAAACCAGTGATAGCGGGGTATACAAATGCACTGCGCATAATACACAAAATACTGCAAGTCATGACACTACTCTGAAAGTTTATG gAAAACTTACGATCACGAAGGAGCCACCTGTTGAGATTGTAGTAATCGAGGGAAAAAAGGCTTCATTTCAATGTGCGGGTAGTGGTTCACCACAGCCTCAAACCAAGTGGTACATCAATGCTCAACCATACGTAGCAA ACCAAAATCCACGAATTACTATTTCCGGAGACACTTTCACCATAGAAAACGCCAAGATACCGGCCTCCAATGGTACGACAGATCCCGGTGATAACATGGTCGTACAATGTGAATTGACAAATAGCCACCAAACCGTGTTGTTCAATACGGGGATTAATGCCGTGG aTAAATCGACATGCCCGGATTGTAAGAATGAAGGCAAATGTATTCGAAATGGAACGAAATACGTTTGCAATTGCACTGCCG ATTTTTCGGGCGCAACGTGCGAGAAATGTGAAATGTCATGTCCCGATCCTCCGG CGTTAGTCGATAATTTACCGCTGATCATCGGAGGATCAGTCGCCGCTGGTGTGGTTATCACAGCGGTTGGCGTTACTCTAACTGTGCTTGGAGTAAAGAAGATGTTGATTTGCCAATAA
- the LOC141915154 gene encoding neurofascin-like isoform X2 → MFAAAFFQVVLIFAFVSTGITEIYYPPVLTCTHSPMKSGSSISVVYGSPVSINCTADASPAASYRLNFEKTVPDPIPGENAIQYEESSGQLQIPSFNGRLAGFYTYMASNDYGTAVANKLHFKTQFISVDSTGPVKNIALFQTRSEEIPCDGTFLDYGGINFEWKYYAASSLTDAAKTALTAVPGPLVNLDNGRIIVDRTSGSLYFTAGLLTDSQAKPDHYFCVASLKSNASVVGVGSISNVTTVLKSGDNPTLEHPPAFMKTSASSVDVNQDEDVTLVCIASGKPTPTISWTKDGTTLDSNLQSEYNTHVIIRKAQTSDSGVYKCTAHNTQNTASHDTTLKVYGKLTITKEPPVEIVVIEGKKASFQCAGSGSPQPQTKWYINAQPYVANQNPRITISGDTFTIENAKIPASNGTTDPGDNMVVQCELTNSHQTVLFNTGINAVDKSTCPDCKNEGKCIRNGTKYVCNCTADFSGATCEKCEMSCPDPPALVDNLPLIIGGSVAAGVVITAVGVTLTVLGVKKMLICQ, encoded by the exons ATGTTCGCCGCAGCCTTTTTTCAAGTCGTGCTCATCTTTGCTTTCGTTTCAACAG GAATAACAGAAATCTATTATCCACCGGTATTAACATGTACTCACTCACCAATGAAGTCCGGCTCTTCCATCAGTGTCGTATACGGCAGCCCGGTTTCAATAAATTGTACCGCTGACGCAAGCCCCGCAGCATC TTATCGTCTGAACTTTGAAAAAACCGTTCCAGATCCGATACCTGGCGAAAATGCGATCCAATACGAGGAGTCATCCGGACAACTGCAAATTCCGAGTTTCAATGGACGATTAGCTGGATTCTATACCTATATGGCGTCTAATGATTATGGAACAGCTGTTGCGAACAAATTGCATTTCAAAACGCAAT tTATATCCGTCGATAGTACAGGACCAGTTAAAAATATTGCACTGTTTCAAACGCGTAGTGAAGAGATTCCATGTGACGGTACATTCCTCGATTACGGTGGAATAAACTTCGAGTGGAAATATTACGCCGCATCCTCCCTGACCGATGCCGCTAAAACCGCGCTCACAGCAGTTCCCGGGCCACTGGTTAATCTAGATAACGGTCGTATAATCGTTGACAGAACTTCAG GAAGCCTGTATTTCACTGCAGGTCTACTAACCGATTCTCAAGCTAAACCTGACCATTATTTCTGCGTGGCATCGTTGAAATCTAACGCAAGCGTAGTTGGAGTTGGTTCGATTAGTAATGTAACGACTGTGCTAAAAAGTGGGGACA ACCCAACACTTGAACATCCACCCGCGTTCATGAAAACATCGGCGTCCTCGGTAGATGTGAACCAAGACGAAGACGTCACCCTTGTTTGCATCGCGAGtggaaa ACCGACACCGACAATATCATGGACTAAAGATGGAACGACATTAGACAGTAATCTTCAATCTGAATATAACACCCATGTCATAATAAGAAAAGCTCAAACCAGTGATAGCGGGGTATACAAATGCACTGCGCATAATACACAAAATACTGCAAGTCATGACACTACTCTGAAAGTTTATG gAAAACTTACGATCACGAAGGAGCCACCTGTTGAGATTGTAGTAATCGAGGGAAAAAAGGCTTCATTTCAATGTGCGGGTAGTGGTTCACCACAGCCTCAAACCAAGTGGTACATCAATGCTCAACCATACGTAGCAA ACCAAAATCCACGAATTACTATTTCCGGAGACACTTTCACCATAGAAAACGCCAAGATACCGGCCTCCAATGGTACGACAGATCCCGGTGATAACATGGTCGTACAATGTGAATTGACAAATAGCCACCAAACCGTGTTGTTCAATACGGGGATTAATGCCGTGG aTAAATCGACATGCCCGGATTGTAAGAATGAAGGCAAATGTATTCGAAATGGAACGAAATACGTTTGCAATTGCACTGCCG ATTTTTCGGGCGCAACGTGCGAGAAATGTGAAATGTCATGTCCCGATCCTCCGG CGTTAGTCGATAATTTACCGCTGATCATCGGAGGATCAGTCGCCGCTGGTGTGGTTATCACAGCGGTTGGCGTTACTCTAACTGTGCTTGGAGTAAAGAAGATGTTGATTTGCCAATAA
- the LOC141902233 gene encoding neural cell adhesion molecule L1.1-like isoform X1 — MFAAAFFQVVLIFAFVSTGITEIYYPPVLTCTHSPMKSGSSISVVYGSPVSINCAADASPAASYRLNFEKTVTDPIPGENATQYAESPGQLQIPSFNGRLAGFYTYQASNDFGTAVAKKLHFKTQFISVDNSGPVKSLLLAQTRSGMIPCDGTFLDYNGINFEWKYYAASSLTDAAKTALTAVPGPLVNLDNGRLIVDRTSGSLYFTAGLLTDSHASADHYFCVASLKSNASVVGVGSISKVTTQLKSGDNPSLEHPPAFMKTSAASVDVNQDEDVTLVCIASGKPTPKISWTKDGTALASNLQSEYNTHVLIKKAQTSDSGVYKCTAHNSQNTISQNIVLTVYGKLAIMKEPPVEIVVIEGKKASFQCTGSGSPHPRIKWYINTQPYAADQNPRIKISGGTFTIENAKIPSTASDGTIDPGDNMVVQCELTNNHQTVLFNTGIHTVNKSTCPDCENGGKCIRKSTAYVCDCTAGFFGETCEKCDPSCPGSNLPLIIGVTVAAGVVVIAFAVILIVLGVKKKLCCQKPSSTGRNYQTEPGDLCLDTADSNAGEVGAENVVSQMN; from the exons ATGTTCGCCGCAGCCTTTTTTCAAGTCGTGCTCATCTTTGCTTTCGTTTCAACAG GAATAACAGAAATCTATTATCCACCGGTATTAACATGTACTCACTCACCGATGAAGTCCGGCTCTTCCATCAGTGTCGTATACGGCAGCCCGGTTTCGATTAATTGTGCTGCTGACGCAAGCCCCGCAGCATC TTATCGTCTGAACTTTGAAAAAACCGTTACTGACCCGATACCCGGCGAAAATGCAACCCAATACGCGGAGTCACCCGGACAACTGCAAATTCCGAGTTTCAATGGACGATTAGCTGGATTCTATACGTATCAGGCCTCTAATGATTTTGGAACAGCTGTTGCGAAAAAATTGCATTTCAAAACGCAAT TTATATCCGTCGATAATTCAGGACCAGTAAAATCACTCTTACTGGCACAAACGCGTAGTGGAATGATTCCATGTGACGGTACATTCCTCGATTACAATGGAATAAACTTCGAGTGGAAATATTACGCCGCGTCCTCACTGACCGATGCCGCTAAAACCGCGCTTACAGCAGTTCCCGGGCCACTGGTTAATCTAGATAACGGTCGTTTAATCGTTGACAGAACTTCAG GAAGCCTGTATTTCACTGCAGGTCTACTAACCGATTCTCATGCTAGTGCTGACCATTATTTCTGCGTGGCATCGTTAAAATCTAACGCAAGCGTAGTTGGAGTTGGTTCGATTAGTAAAGTAACGACTCAGCTAAAAAGTGGGGACA ACCCATCACTTGAACATCCACCCGCGTTCATGAAAACATCGGCGGCCTCGGTAGATGTGAACCAAGACGAAGACGTCACCCTTGTTTGCATCGCGAGtggaaa accGACACCGAAAATATCATGGACCAAAGATGGAACGGCATTAGCCAGTAATCTTCAATCTGAATATAACACCCACGTCTTAATTAAAAAAGCTCAAACCAGTGACAGCGGGGTCTACAAATGCACTGCGCATAATTCACAAAATACCATAAGTCAGAACATTGTTCTAACCGTTTATG GGAAACTTGCGATCATGAAGGAGCCACCTGTTGAGATTGTAGTAATCGAGGGTAAAAAAGCTTCATTTCAATGTACGGGTAGTGGTTCACCACATCCTCGTATCAAGTGGTACATCAATACTCAACCATACGCGGCTG ACCAAAATCCACGAATCAAGATTTCTGGTGGCACATTCACCATAGAAAATGCCAAGATACCGAGTACGGCCAGCGATGGTACCATAGATCCAGGTGATAACATGGTCGTACAATGTGAATTGACAAATAATCACCAAACCGTGTTGTTCAATACGGGGATTCACACAGTGA ATAAGTCGACATGTCCAGACTGTGAGAATGGAGGCAAATGCATAAGAAAATCAACAGCATACGTTTGCGATTGCACCGCCG gGTTTTTCGGCGAAACATGTGAGAAATGTGACCCGTCATGTCCCGGAA GTAATTTACCGCTGATCATCGGAGTAACAGTCGCAGCTGGTGTGGTTGTCATCGCGTTTGCCGTTATTCTAATTGTCCTCGGAGTAAAGAAGAAGTTGTGTTGCCAAAAACCGAGTTCTACTGGCCGCAACTACCAAACTGAGCCCGGGGATCTGTGTCTAGACACGGCAGACAGTAACGCTGGTGAGGTGGGCGCAGAAAATGTCGTAAGCCAAATGAATTGA
- the LOC141902233 gene encoding uncharacterized protein LOC141902233 isoform X2, translating to MFAAAFFQVVLIFAFVSTGITEIYYPPVLTCTHSPMKSGSSISVVYGSPVSINCAADASPAASYRLNFEKTVTDPIPGENATQYAESPGQLQIPSFNGRLAGFYTYQASNDFGTAVAKKLHFKTQFISVDNSGPVKSLLLAQTRSGMIPCDGTFLDYNGINFEWKYYAASSLTDAAKTALTAVPGPLVNLDNGRLIVDRTSGSLYFTAGLLTDSHASADHYFCVASLKSNASVVGVGSISKVTTQLKSGDNPSLEHPPAFMKTSAASVDVNQDEDVTLVCIASGKPTPKISWTKDGTALARKLAIMKEPPVEIVVIEGKKASFQCTGSGSPHPRIKWYINTQPYAADQNPRIKISGGTFTIENAKIPSTASDGTIDPGDNMVVQCELTNNHQTVLFNTGIHTVNKSTCPDCENGGKCIRKSTAYVCDCTAGFFGETCEKCDPSCPGSNLPLIIGVTVAAGVVVIAFAVILIVLGVKKKLCCQKPSSTGRNYQTEPGDLCLDTADSNAGEVGAENVVSQMN from the exons ATGTTCGCCGCAGCCTTTTTTCAAGTCGTGCTCATCTTTGCTTTCGTTTCAACAG GAATAACAGAAATCTATTATCCACCGGTATTAACATGTACTCACTCACCGATGAAGTCCGGCTCTTCCATCAGTGTCGTATACGGCAGCCCGGTTTCGATTAATTGTGCTGCTGACGCAAGCCCCGCAGCATC TTATCGTCTGAACTTTGAAAAAACCGTTACTGACCCGATACCCGGCGAAAATGCAACCCAATACGCGGAGTCACCCGGACAACTGCAAATTCCGAGTTTCAATGGACGATTAGCTGGATTCTATACGTATCAGGCCTCTAATGATTTTGGAACAGCTGTTGCGAAAAAATTGCATTTCAAAACGCAAT TTATATCCGTCGATAATTCAGGACCAGTAAAATCACTCTTACTGGCACAAACGCGTAGTGGAATGATTCCATGTGACGGTACATTCCTCGATTACAATGGAATAAACTTCGAGTGGAAATATTACGCCGCGTCCTCACTGACCGATGCCGCTAAAACCGCGCTTACAGCAGTTCCCGGGCCACTGGTTAATCTAGATAACGGTCGTTTAATCGTTGACAGAACTTCAG GAAGCCTGTATTTCACTGCAGGTCTACTAACCGATTCTCATGCTAGTGCTGACCATTATTTCTGCGTGGCATCGTTAAAATCTAACGCAAGCGTAGTTGGAGTTGGTTCGATTAGTAAAGTAACGACTCAGCTAAAAAGTGGGGACA ACCCATCACTTGAACATCCACCCGCGTTCATGAAAACATCGGCGGCCTCGGTAGATGTGAACCAAGACGAAGACGTCACCCTTGTTTGCATCGCGAGtggaaa accGACACCGAAAATATCATGGACCAAAGATGGAACGGCATTAGCCA GGAAACTTGCGATCATGAAGGAGCCACCTGTTGAGATTGTAGTAATCGAGGGTAAAAAAGCTTCATTTCAATGTACGGGTAGTGGTTCACCACATCCTCGTATCAAGTGGTACATCAATACTCAACCATACGCGGCTG ACCAAAATCCACGAATCAAGATTTCTGGTGGCACATTCACCATAGAAAATGCCAAGATACCGAGTACGGCCAGCGATGGTACCATAGATCCAGGTGATAACATGGTCGTACAATGTGAATTGACAAATAATCACCAAACCGTGTTGTTCAATACGGGGATTCACACAGTGA ATAAGTCGACATGTCCAGACTGTGAGAATGGAGGCAAATGCATAAGAAAATCAACAGCATACGTTTGCGATTGCACCGCCG gGTTTTTCGGCGAAACATGTGAGAAATGTGACCCGTCATGTCCCGGAA GTAATTTACCGCTGATCATCGGAGTAACAGTCGCAGCTGGTGTGGTTGTCATCGCGTTTGCCGTTATTCTAATTGTCCTCGGAGTAAAGAAGAAGTTGTGTTGCCAAAAACCGAGTTCTACTGGCCGCAACTACCAAACTGAGCCCGGGGATCTGTGTCTAGACACGGCAGACAGTAACGCTGGTGAGGTGGGCGCAGAAAATGTCGTAAGCCAAATGAATTGA